Sequence from the Babylonia areolata isolate BAREFJ2019XMU chromosome 25, ASM4173473v1, whole genome shotgun sequence genome:
GGTCCATTATGCCACAAGTCCGTTATACAACTTGGTCCATTATGCCACAAGTCCGTTATACCATAGGTCCGCTATGCCGCACGTCCGTTGTACCATAGGTCTGCTATGCTGCACGTCTGTTGTACCATAGGTCCGCTATCCTGCAAGTCCGTTATACCATACTGAGGTCCGCTATGCTGCAAGTCCGTTGTACCATAGGTCCGCTATGCCACAAGTCCGTTAtacctcgtagaacttcgccttcacttcatccgggttggtcatggttggggcgtaggcactgacaatggtgaggtgcttctggccagatgccagtgggagtttcatggtcataagcctatcgttgactccctttgggattccagctagcttgctgacaagtgctgtttttactgcaaaaccaacgccagcctcacgtcgctctttgcttcctcgtccactccagaagaaggtgtaaccagatccccgttcacagagctcgccttcgcctgcaagccgagtctcactcaaggctgcgatgtcgatgttgtatctggcgagttcggatgcaactagtgctgttctcctttggggtctgtctgcattatctctgtccaggagagtccttatgttccaagcaccaatggtgagaggaacgatccttgttttttttcttttctttctttttgtttcgaccgctgatgtagggtccccgccagccgcggtatgctggccagggtgatatggagcaggcaatttttagggcaccttttctagccccttcctcatgccagggaggtgagcagtgcattcctaaagagggctgctcagacgctcagacggctgtcgagctccatcgctgctcctgtcgacgaagaacgaccctatggcctgagccgcctgcgtgcaggtctgcggctgcgactgccagtgtacccacacctgtcgtttcgtcgctcgcctgtcgccacaggacttgggggtgatgaaatgatgaaggatgaaaggtcattttggatgactgatgccttgcgcgatgagtttgtttaaagtgaagaggagttgcgcaacgtcgacctcactctctcgtccgggtccaccaatttccagtggcaagactaagtcgagacgactggaggatgagcacggatgcagtggatgaccaagatatcctttcggtgtctcatcttgctctctgcactccacagtgcgttgctgtaaccgccttcctctccgttgaaccgataggtttctttcgcagattctgccggatccagacttcgcatacatgggtagacacaccccgggggccaactgcgtgtggcatgcacacagcacagtggagctagatggccgttggtggctctcctgagccgacgcccttttatggatctccataagggtgtctagtcacccgcctcaccagtcccagaagggagcggtggaagtgccggtttagtcgtcggcaacccgaccctgaacaggttgtactggattacaggttaccagtagcagatctaatgacctgacctatACCACAGGTCCGCTATTCCGCAAGTCCGTTATACCACTAGGTCCGCTATGCTGCAAGTCTGTTGTACCATAGGTCCGCTATGCCACAAGTCCGTTATACCATAGGTCCGCTATGCCACAAGTCCGTTATACCATAGGTCTGCTATGCCGTGGCTACAGATCCGTGATACCACAGGTCTGTAATACGTGTCcgttataccacacacacacacacgcacacacacacacacacacacacacacacacacacacacacacacactgtgacacacacacacacacacacacaaacacacaaagccgACTGATGGGTAGCAAACAGGCTatacattaaaagaaaagaaaacaaagagagagggataaggaCTCTTTTCAAAGTAGACTTGACATTgtttctaaaacaaaacaaaacaaaaacaaaaagaattaaaaacaagacaaaaaagaagatggaTAATAAGATTATTCAAAATAAAGTTCACACGGGatgaacaagaaataaaaagCTGACGTGCCAACGACCACGGTTGTTAAGGcggtgacggggggggggaggggggggtggggggttgggggggacagggagaggttttaaaaaaaaaagaaaaaaaaggagtgggccggggtgggggtggggggggggggtgcgtgaagAAAAAGTAGGGAAATAAAAAGGTGATCGCAACtgtctgaaatttttttttaataaattataaaaaaaagaaaaaaaaaagaaaaaagaaagaaaatcaagatGAATAATAAGATTATTTAAAATAAAGTTCACACGGGATAAactgaacaagaaataaaaaGCTGACTTGCCAAGGACCACGGTTGTTAAGGCGgtgagggggggcgcgggggggggggggggggggagagaaaaaagaaagaaaaaaaaggatggggcggaggtggggggcgtgggggggggggaggagtgaagaAAAAGGAGGGAAATAAAAAGACGACGGCAACTCCcttggtgtgagggggtggaggtgggggcgggaggggggaaagaCAGGGTTACGGGTAGTGGAAACTCGTCAGTCAGTCTCGCcgcgagcagcagcagcagcagcagcagcagcactatacTGAACTGGACCCGGTGTAGTGAGCAACCAGTTGATGGTGCTCCCGATAACTGATGAATCACCGTAAAGTCAATTCCTGAGTTCTCTTGACGTCACAGAATtcctcaaggaaaaaaaaaacgaagccgTACGGACTGCGGTTTGTTCTGtgggacaggggtgtgtgtgtgtgtgagagagagagagagagatagggaggagggggggggagagtcgcgagagagagggggcagcgggggggggagaggggagagagagaggaggaggaagggagggggggagagagagaggaggaggaggaggaagggagggagcgagagggaaagagaaggggggagggagaagatgagggggaaaggaaaggtaagaggggagacagagggagaggaagagagagagagagagagagagagaaaaagggggaggatgaaaggaggggagagagagaaagagagaggggaggtaggggtggagagcAGAGGGGGAGAGcctgagagaagagaggagggtaaaagtgcgacaaagagagagaggggggagagaaatggagggaggaagagagagagacagagtgggccGGGTAGGgcgggagagatggggggggggggggttagacttTAGGAGTAGACTTTAGGAGGAAGGAATTTTTCCATAGTCGGCTTAATTCCGTGTAGACTTTAGGAGTAAGGAATTATCTTTTACAAAGTCTGCTTCCTTATTTCCGTGTAGACTTTATCATTATTCACGAATATAGGAAGCTGGTCACAACTTTATCATTTATTGACAAATACAGAAAGCTGGTATTTCATTGACAACTTTTTCTTTATTGAAGAATACAGGAGCAGGTCTTTTATTGACCACTTTTTCAGTATTGACAACAACAGAAATCTGGTCTATTCAGTATTACTGATAACTCAATTACTTTACACCATTCAGTCATGcatgaatgtttattcagataaaagcCTGgtcccatactgaaggggctttTGTTGACTATTTCTTCATTATTGGCAAATACAGAAAACTGGCCTTTTATCGACAACTACGTCATTATTGACAAATATAGGAAGCttgcaacgcagacaggccaggaaaagcagtgccagcaagtcccagacagccgccaccatcccctgtccacactgcgtcagaaccttccgggcgcggattggcctgaccagtcatctgcgcacccacagagcccaacccacccacccccaggatgactagatggtcctcgtcgatcccgacggacgaaccacacataggAAGCTTGtctattcttttattttgttagTTGAGTGGTACACTTAGCCCGGCTACGGACTGATCGTTatagttttcagtttgtttctcaaggaggcgtcactgcattcggacaaatccatatacgctacacatctgaatggcagatgtctgatcagcagcataatccaacgcgcttagtcaggccttgagtgcatatgcaacaacaacaacagaaaaaaagtaccaatcagagtggatttcttctacagaattttgccagaggacgacactctcgttgccatagggtttttttcagtgcgccaagtgcgtgctgcacacgggacctcggtataattaatatagtctcatccgaatgacaatacGCTCAGTacgattttccaatcaaactggGCAGAATGGGCGAGAGCGTGATTCCgacgaacccagaccctcacataCTCTGGCAGACGGAGCaccgtaaccattctgccaccttcctccttaccgtTATAAGCAGGAACTGAACCTCGGTCTCCCGCGAGAcgaacaggagggggagggagggaggggtggtgttggagacTGAACACTCAATACTAACGAGAAGCCATTGATCAATAGCACAGAAAAGTCTCTCACAGAAACTGACCCACTTACGCATGTCGTTCACTTGTCCGTGCAACCCAGTTAAGTGACAGTCAATGTCGTTTGCACAGTTCCTCGGAAGTATCCCTGGTCAATATCCTCCACCGGCCCctcctgtcacgcgggagactcGGATTGAATTTCCCACCCGGGAAAGGATCTTCTCTTCTAGTTGTTCTACATTTTTAATGCCTAATTTCATTCCTCAGTCGTCGaattataaatatttttttttaatctaaaaaaaaaaacccgctgttCTTTTGTGCGCTATTCCCCTCGCGCACTATAAACAGGAATTACGTTTACATATATTTTCAAGTGATACTTTGTCGGAATGTATCCTCTCTTGCACATTTTGAATTCCAAATTTTATTCCTCAGTCGTCCCGCTGTTCTTTTATGTACTCTCTGTTCCCTTTGCACACAATAAATTACGTTTGTATATATCTTTAAGTGATACTTTGTTGTAACGAGGCAACagcgtgtttgttctgtattgtctgtatattctgtgtCGCTGTGGCACACTCCTGATTTAAAAGGCTATATGCTTGTTTTGCATAAAAAAACTAATTTGCGTTTGCACACTTCTTCTATCATAGCTGTTGAGTggacatgtcaaatgattggttttCGGACGACCTCGATGCttccccccgccctttttttttttttttttggtttgggtttttttttaaagaaaaattgtctggttttgttccaatgtaacttttaaatttttatttacctgtgtgttagctgaatagGTAGCacgagcagcattgacttggaatTGTGTCCCTTGCACATGGAGAGAGCTGTTCATTATTGATAGTTTGTTGGTTTCTTACACAATTTATGTGGGTGTGAGAAAACGCGTCAAGAAGAAATAGGTGTGAGAAACAAATACATAGGTGTGAGAAAACATGGAAAATTCTGTAGGCGTGGGGAAAAGCATGTAAATGGGTGTGTAGAATAGAAAGCGTGTCAAaaacagtgtgtttgtgagtaaacAGGCCGAGAACAATGTGTGTGGGAAACGGGTCAAGAACGATGTGTGGGAGTAAAAACGTCAAAATCAAATTAGGACGAATTATATAGAtgtgagaaaacaggaaaagagcaatgtgtgtgtgtgtgtgtgttgtgggggggcaggaggaacaggtaaaaaaaaacaacaacgcgtGTATGGTAAAATATGTCCATGTGAAAAGACGAaaagagcaatgtgtgtgtgtgtacgcgcgtgtggaagggtgggtggggtaaggacaggtaaaaaaaaaaaaaaaaaaaaaaataaataaataaaaaaaacgtgTGAATGGTAAAATATGTCAAGAacaatgtgggtgtgggtggtaggaAATGATAGATGGGACATACATGACATTTGCGTCAACCAAGGAAGAAAATAATACTGTATTATTTTCTTCTGTGGTTGATTACTTTTTGGCAGTTTATATGACAAAAACGTACATCAAACACACCCAGTCTGCCCTACTTTTGGTTTGAGATTTTATTTCCAGCCAACAGAATACGGAAATAATCTGGTGCGTCTGGTCATGCTAACAGTACATGTACGTAAACAactgctgtctcacacacacatataacacacacacacacagcaactgacaGAAAATCACCACCGCAAACAcagaaaacatctttttttttaaatctgtcatTGTTGATTTATTTCAATCATCATCAATGGGCCTCCCACACTCTCAACATTCAGATGACACGGGCACAGGCTGTATTCCAGAATGATGAATGACAGATTTACTTGGCCGCCAGCTCGGAAGCCTTCTTGTTGTGCTTGCGGGAGAACTTGAGGTTCCTCAAGAACTTGGGGTCCACCTGcgatcacacagaaaaaaaagaacacatttcAGTGGGGTGGTTataagaggagggaagggaggagggcggAGACCCGTTTTTGGAAACACTAAACAGAACGGGTGGAACACCCGAGGAGTGATGTCATGCAACAAAGTAAGCCACACGTAAAGAGAACGAGAACAACAATGAAAGTGAAATTGTACCGACGTCCATGAGAGAAAGAGGCCACATGCGCGTTTGAACATGTATTTAATGCACGTTATGGCACATGCGGATGAATTATTTGTATTTCAGATCTTCACTGCAGCAGCCATGCAGTGTACTGCCGCATCATCAGCAGACGAAATTCCCGGCAGCCTTGACGTCAAATGTGATAGAAGTTGCCAAGTGACGATTGTGTACAGCAGTACAAACCGCCCGATGCAGCGACAAGCCAAGGATGGAGACAGCGCacgtgtgtttaagtgtgtgcgcatgtgtttgcacgcacgtgcgcgcgtgtttgggTGTTCGTGCACGAGTTTCCCCCCTGTCAAATGCATGgtgaatgcacaaacacacacacacacacacacatacatcgggCCAAGGAGAAAACGGAAAAAACCAGAGTAAATCTTGTGCTGTTGTTCAAAGGGCACTCGTGAAAAGAATATCTGGACTTGATCAAAACCACGTCTTCAAAACTACAAGTCTTAGATCTATGAACAATGTTCGGCAACAAGAGTTCGTTGGTCATGAAGAAAGTTCGTTCGATCAAGACGGAACAGATGAGAACACGGATGAAATCAAAAAGGTGGCGGTAATCTTGTTTCCCTAATTTGTCGTCAAGATACATCGTCAGTATAGTTACTACAGCCGCGGTCGGTGACTGCATTCTGCTGTTCGAAAAAGAACACACAGCGATTTCCTCAAAGGGGTGCAAATGAGCGGGCTGCCCACTGACAACGCTGTGTCCGTTTGCGTTCACGAAACAACGAAGAATCACTTATTCTCAAAATTCTCATGTTATATTTATTTAGCCTGTGGATTACCATTGAGTCACAGTGATTCCTTTCTCCAGTTTCGTGATGAAACCCATGCAGGATTCCTGCAGATGTGATGAAATAAAATTCCAGACTTTTTCCGGTGTCGATTTcaatttttatactttttttcttcaatgCATTAAGCCTTGTTGAAAAGTATACTGGTCAAGAGCTTCATCGAAATTCCCAATACTTTTTACAGCCGCTGAATTATGGGCAAAGCGGCAAAGCATTTTCTCCCAGACTTTTCAAGCCATGAAAatggttttctttctctctctttcctccagaCTTCAATGACTTTAGTTTACGAACACAGCCATTGTCCATTCTCCGTCCACTGCCATTGAGCGAACTACCatcccttaaaaaaagaaaaaaaagaaaaaaagtttctaaaCGTAACTTACAaagatcacctttttttttttttgacattcagaaaaaagctgTTCGCTTACCTTCAGTAAACAAAATGCAAATGATTGATGTTATGCAAAGCGTCAGTTAATGCTTTTTTCCCCAAACTGGCTGTTTACAAAAGACTGTTCTCTACATGTAACAGTAAGCTCACACTGGAGAAGTCTAACTGTGGTCAGATGATAAACCCAAACGctacacagcacacacgtacaaacacctCTCTACCCATGCATCAAGCATTCCATGgacaataaatctctctctctcaaccccccacacccaccctaagCCTTGGTATCTCCCGATCAACTTCCCCCACACAATGAAGGGAATATTAGCCATTCCAAGTCTGAAGATTTCAATCAAGAGATGGCCGCAACTGCACACTAAAGTTCGATCCTCCCTCAGCTGGCTAACTCCAGTCTCCCGGCTGAATACATCTGGTGGTGATTTATCGGTGCAGAAAACACTCGGCATGATAGAATGGATGCTTGAAACGCATTACCGTGATTACCTCTCACCCAAGGAACAcagcaaaaacagaaaaatactCTGGCACCCCTTTCTCTTGTGCACCGAATCCCCACTGAGGAGTTCTTAAGATGGGACATGCAGATGGGGGAAGACAGATGGAAGGGATGAAATGAGCTCTGCTGATTTACACTTAACAGCTTGGGGGAAGGGACGgcaaaaagacagagaatgaggaaactcagagaaaaatagagaactGTACAAGTTGTGTCGGCTATAAATTGTCTGAGATACATGCATGAACTTTCAAACAGCCACGTTGCCATAAGGTTAGTTTGATACATGCATGAACTTTCAAATAGCCACGTTTCCTTTCTCTTAattcattaaaaatcaaaatcatgAAAAAACATTTACAACAGACTAAAAAAAACAGCATTCCCATAAAAACGTTAATAACTGAAAAAGCAATAATTAATACTGCTGTTGAACATGCTTTTGATTAATCTACAAAAatatgttaaaaagaaagaaaaaacacacccaaaaacatcaTTCTCCACATAGTCATACACTGAAATAGATgcaaaagaaaaggaagcaaCCAGAAAAAGCATTCTCCAGAAATACATTAAAATAATAGATGTATACACATCATaaaatgcaatgtgtgtgtgtgtgtgtgtgtgtgtgtgtgtgtgtgtgctttcacagCAATAgaaatttgacacacacacacacaccacacacactgaacaaggggagcaagaaaaacaaacacctaCCCCTTTCATGGATGGGTATCTGACAGTCTTGGGCCTCTTGATGCCATTTCTGTGGGCCTTCTTGTctgcaatacaaaaacaaacacgtgtCAGCAACTGGGACGAAACAGTTGTTTTCTCTGTCAGCTTGAAAACTGATACATTATCTTCACAGAATTGCCATAATAAAAACAAGATATGATTGCCATAATAAAAATCAGATAATTGCCATTTTCAAATCTTTCTCCAGACTGCCACTGATTTCAGACTTAAAGTCTAaggaattttttttcctgcgactGCACAGAGTCCACACTCTACACAATTTCTTAAGTCTGAGGGATACTGTACAGGACAAGTGGACAAATGATCTTGGCTTAATTAAGAATACCACTAATCTAAAACCAGCCAAATATCTCAGTCTGTGATAGTCGAAAGTATGATTCTGCCAAACGCTGAACTCAATACTACATTGAGCCAGCGACCCACTATCAGACCCTGCTATGTGACAAACCCTTCGCTTCATGCAGTTTCAAAGCAAGTGACCAAATGTAATGTCACCCATTGGGTACATTGTACAGCATGTCTTGCTCAGAACAAACCATGTACTATTTTTCGAGCAACTGGGTATTATATTACTGCTCACTGGGTTCCCACAGatgtgtgacaaaaacaaaattccATACCTTTGCTAGACCAGActgaaatctttaaaaaaaaaacaaaaaaaaacccaataaaaacacCTTGCCCGCAACACTGCTGACAAAACCAATCAGGAGATATTCAGGTTgttttatatattgtttttaaAATGCACCAGCCTCTTAATCAAATGGTActggttaacttttttttttttactggtcgatttatcttttttttttttgtatatcaaAATTCACCTTTCCAGACCCTGAAGAGCAAAACATATTTTCCTCTAAGACCTTCCAGCTCTGGATATGGTTCTTTCATTTATCCCAGAAGACTTCCAGGACTGTAAGAACCCTGGGTACATACCAGGTTGCCCAGACACATGAGCTTTTAACAGATATGTGCAGGAACAACTGTGCGCACATCCAGACAATTCAGTTTTATCTCTCATGGGCCTGTGGTTCCTTTTCTGAGCCGGATTCATGCTAGACAGAAAGACCCTAATGACTGCTGACTAGTGTAAGTGGAAAAACGTTTGTGAGCCACACG
This genomic interval carries:
- the LOC143299666 gene encoding large ribosomal subunit protein eL29-like — protein: MAKSKNHTNHNQNKKAHRNGIKRPKTVRYPSMKGVDPKFLRNLKFSRKHNKKASELAAK